In a genomic window of Phragmites australis chromosome 14, lpPhrAust1.1, whole genome shotgun sequence:
- the LOC133891363 gene encoding octanoyltransferase LIP2, mitochondrial-like → MSGGARRVLEAWRLGVVRYGDALQIQERLVADRKAGHVGDLVLSLQHPPTYTLGKQREKAERSLLAPEHELRALGAELHGTERGGDVTFHGPRQAVLYPILSLRALGLGARRYVEGLESAMIEVAALHGVSARPGDPGETGVWVEDRKIGAIGVRISSGFTWHGLAFNINPDLGYFEHIVPCGIAGKEVTSLRREVGDRVELPADEVIHDQLVRCLARTLGFTDVEFKDDLSLET, encoded by the coding sequence ATGAGCGGTGGCGCGCGAAGGGTCCTGGAGGCGTGGAGGCTCGGGGTGGTCAGGTACGGCGACGCGCTCCAGATCCAGGAGCGGCTGGTTGCGGACCGCAAGGCCGGCCATGTCGGCGACCTCGTGCTATCGCTGCAGCACCCGCCGACCTACACCCTCGGCAAGCAGCGCGAGAAGGCCGAGCGCAGTCTGCTCGCGCCGGAGCACGAACTACGTGCTCTCGGCGCCGAGCTCCACGGTACGGAGCGCGGCGGCGACGTCACCTTCCATGGGCCGCGGCAGGCCGTGCTGTACCCGATCCTCTCTCTCCGTGCACTAGGGCTCGGCGCGCGGAGGTACGTTGAGGGCCTCGAGTCCGCGATGATCGAGGTGGCGGCGCTCCATGGCGTCTCCGCGCGGCCGGGCGATCCGGGGGAGACCGGCGTGTGGGTCGAGGACAGGAAGATCGGCGCTATCGGGGTCAGGATCTCGTCCGGGTTTACGTGGCACGGGCTGGCGTTCAACATCAACCCCGATCTGGGATACTTCGAACACATCGTGCCCTGCGGCATTGCAGGCAAGGAGGTCACCTCGCTGCGGCGGGAGGTGGGGGACCGGGTGGAGCTCCCGGCCGACGAGGTAATCCATGACCAGCTAGTGCGGTGCTTGGCGAGGACATTGGGGTTCACCGATGTGGAATTCAAGGATGATTTAAGTCTGGAGACGTGA